One genomic window of Neisseria sp. oral taxon 014 str. F0314 includes the following:
- a CDS encoding glycosyltransferase family 39 protein produces the protein MLTYTPPDSRKPAKTHEKPWLLLLMVFAWLWPGVFSHDLWNPAEPVVFTALEALRHGASPLVADVLGQADFKIPPVYLWTAAAFQNLLSPWAADAYSAARFASVFFTAAGLACCGFAGFNLLGRHHGRSVVLILAGCVGLLSMAHFLSGLSVTFAALSMILCGFSLAHKKVITGALLLGGGWALLSLSAGFLLTAVLVLTALLLPLHPQWRFKRYALTLVGAFAVGLPLMVVYPFLLHRLQPAAFDLWLNTRSLGAFGGLADFQTAFNLPYYLKNLIWFAFPAWPLMAWTYTRIRIGAQRWSVLGTAWIGAAAVLLAVNPETYQDHLVWLLPPMALLGAAQLDGLRRGAAAFINWFGIMTFGFLAVFLWIGFFAMNYGWPAKLAERAAYFSPYYVPDIDPAPMAVALLFTPLWLWAITRKNIRGRQAVTNWAAGVTLAWALLMTLFLPWLDAAKSHAPVVHQMEAALAPELKQRFSDGLECISVAAADHRARIAWTQYGSLKLNVDNPACRYRLVQQPKNTAPPQGWTQIWQGARPRNKVEGFALLEKAG, from the coding sequence ATGCTTACTTACACTCCGCCGGATTCCCGCAAACCCGCCAAGACTCACGAAAAGCCCTGGCTGCTGCTTCTGATGGTGTTCGCATGGCTGTGGCCGGGCGTGTTTTCGCACGACTTGTGGAATCCCGCCGAACCGGTCGTGTTTACCGCACTCGAAGCCTTGCGGCACGGCGCATCGCCGCTGGTCGCCGACGTGTTGGGACAGGCGGACTTTAAAATTCCGCCGGTCTACCTCTGGACGGCTGCCGCGTTTCAAAACCTGCTTTCGCCCTGGGCCGCCGACGCCTATTCCGCCGCACGTTTCGCCAGCGTGTTTTTTACCGCCGCCGGCCTCGCCTGCTGCGGTTTCGCCGGATTCAATCTTCTGGGCAGGCATCACGGCCGCAGCGTGGTGCTGATTCTGGCCGGTTGCGTCGGCCTGCTCTCGATGGCGCACTTCCTCAGCGGCCTGTCGGTTACCTTTGCCGCGCTGTCCATGATTCTGTGCGGTTTTTCACTGGCACATAAAAAAGTGATTACCGGTGCGTTGCTGCTGGGCGGCGGCTGGGCGCTGCTGTCGCTGTCGGCAGGCTTCCTGCTGACCGCCGTGCTGGTGCTGACGGCGCTATTACTGCCGCTGCATCCGCAATGGCGCTTCAAACGCTACGCCCTGACACTGGTCGGCGCATTCGCCGTCGGCCTGCCGTTGATGGTGGTTTACCCCTTTTTGCTGCACCGCCTGCAACCCGCCGCATTCGATTTATGGCTGAATACCCGTTCACTCGGCGCATTCGGCGGTCTGGCGGATTTTCAGACGGCCTTCAACCTGCCCTACTATTTGAAAAACCTGATTTGGTTCGCCTTCCCCGCCTGGCCGCTGATGGCTTGGACCTACACCCGCATACGCATCGGCGCGCAACGCTGGAGCGTATTGGGTACGGCATGGATTGGCGCCGCCGCCGTCCTGCTCGCCGTCAATCCCGAAACCTACCAAGACCACCTCGTATGGCTGCTGCCGCCGATGGCGCTGCTCGGCGCGGCGCAGCTCGACGGGCTGAGGCGCGGCGCGGCGGCGTTTATCAACTGGTTCGGCATCATGACCTTCGGCTTCTTAGCCGTGTTCCTGTGGATAGGTTTCTTCGCCATGAATTACGGCTGGCCCGCCAAGCTCGCCGAACGCGCCGCCTATTTCAGCCCGTATTATGTTCCCGACATCGACCCCGCCCCGATGGCGGTGGCGTTATTGTTCACCCCGCTGTGGCTGTGGGCGATTACCCGCAAAAACATCCGCGGCCGCCAAGCCGTTACCAACTGGGCGGCGGGCGTTACCCTGGCATGGGCGTTGCTGATGACGCTGTTCCTGCCTTGGCTGGATGCCGCCAAAAGCCACGCGCCCGTTGTTCACCAAATGGAAGCCGCCCTTGCTCCCGAACTGAAACAGCGGTTTTCAGACGGCCTCGAATGTATCAGCGTCGCCGCCGCCGACCACCGCGCCCGCATCGCCTGGACACAATACGGCAGCCTGAAACTGAATGTCGATAACCCCGCCTGCCGCTACCGCCTAGTGCAACAACCGAAAAATACCGCCCCCCCGCAAGGCTGGACGCAAATCTGGCAGGGCGCACGGCCAAGAAACAAGGTGGAAGGTTTCGCGCTGTTGGAAAAAGCGGGATAA
- the rpmE gene encoding 50S ribosomal protein L31, with product MKQGIHPNYHEISVTCSCGNKFTTKSAMEKENFTIEVCSLCHPFYTGTQKIVDTTGRVDKFNNKFGNLFKRG from the coding sequence ATGAAACAAGGTATCCACCCTAATTACCACGAAATCAGCGTTACCTGCTCCTGCGGTAACAAATTCACCACCAAATCGGCTATGGAAAAAGAAAACTTCACCATCGAGGTTTGTTCTTTGTGCCACCCGTTCTACACCGGCACCCAGAAAATCGTCGACACCACCGGCCGCGTGGACAAATTCAACAACAAATTCGGCAACCTGTTCAAACGCGGTTAA
- the cysS gene encoding cysteine--tRNA ligase, with protein MTTIYNTLTRQKEPFTPINPKNVRMYVCGMTVYDYCHLGHARVMVVFDMIARWLRECGYPLTYVRNITDIDDKIIARAAENGETIGELTARFIQAMHEDADALGVLRPDIEPKATENIPQMIAMIETLIQNGKAYPAANGDVYYAVREFSAYGQLSGKSLDDLRAGERVEVDGFKRDPLDFVLWKAAKAGEPAWESPWGNGRPGWHIECSAMSENLFGDTFDIHGGGADLQFPHHENEIAQSVGASGHTCGHDHAQTHHGQSIASHVKYWLHNGFIRVDGEKMSKSLGNFFTIREVLKQYDPEVVRFFILRAHYRSPLNYSDAHLDDAKGALTRLYTTLKNTPAVAFELSENANDYTRRFYAAMNDDFGTVEAVAVLFELAGEVNKTNDAHLAGCLKALGGIIGLLQRDPTEFLQGGAVSDGLSNEEIEDLIARRKQARSDKNWAESDRIRDLLNEHKIILEDNAGGTTWRRG; from the coding sequence ATGACCACAATCTACAACACCCTGACCCGTCAAAAAGAACCCTTCACCCCCATTAACCCTAAAAACGTGCGTATGTACGTTTGCGGCATGACCGTTTACGACTACTGCCATTTAGGCCATGCCCGCGTGATGGTTGTGTTCGACATGATTGCCCGCTGGCTGCGCGAGTGCGGTTATCCGCTCACTTATGTACGCAACATCACCGACATCGACGACAAAATCATTGCCCGTGCGGCTGAAAACGGGGAGACCATTGGCGAACTGACCGCGCGTTTCATTCAGGCTATGCACGAAGATGCCGATGCTCTGGGCGTATTGCGTCCCGACATCGAGCCGAAGGCGACGGAAAATATCCCGCAAATGATTGCCATGATTGAAACCCTGATTCAAAACGGCAAGGCATACCCCGCCGCAAACGGCGACGTTTACTACGCCGTGCGCGAATTTTCCGCTTACGGACAATTGTCGGGTAAATCGCTGGACGATCTGCGCGCAGGCGAGCGTGTGGAAGTGGACGGTTTCAAACGCGACCCGCTTGATTTTGTGTTGTGGAAAGCGGCGAAAGCAGGCGAGCCCGCATGGGAAAGCCCGTGGGGCAACGGCCGTCCGGGCTGGCACATCGAATGCTCTGCCATGAGTGAAAACCTGTTCGGCGATACTTTCGACATTCATGGCGGCGGCGCGGACTTGCAATTTCCGCACCACGAAAACGAAATCGCCCAAAGCGTCGGCGCAAGCGGTCATACCTGCGGCCATGACCACGCGCAAACACATCACGGTCAAAGCATTGCCAGCCACGTCAAATACTGGCTGCACAACGGCTTTATCCGCGTGGACGGCGAAAAAATGTCCAAATCGTTGGGCAACTTCTTCACCATCCGCGAGGTGTTGAAACAATATGACCCGGAAGTCGTGCGTTTCTTCATTCTGCGCGCCCACTACCGCAGCCCGCTGAACTACTCCGACGCGCATTTAGACGACGCCAAAGGCGCACTGACCCGCCTGTACACCACCTTGAAAAACACTCCGGCGGTCGCGTTCGAATTGTCCGAAAACGCCAACGACTACACCCGCCGCTTCTACGCCGCCATGAACGACGATTTCGGTACGGTTGAAGCCGTTGCCGTGTTATTCGAACTGGCAGGCGAAGTGAACAAAACCAATGATGCACATCTCGCCGGCTGTCTGAAAGCCTTGGGCGGCATCATCGGCCTGCTGCAACGCGATCCGACCGAGTTCCTGCAAGGCGGTGCGGTTTCAGACGGCCTCTCCAACGAAGAAATCGAAGATTTAATCGCCCGACGCAAACAGGCACGCTCAGATAAAAACTGGGCAGAGTCCGACCGCATCCGCGACCTTCTGAACGAACACAAAATCATTCTGGAAGACAACGCCGGCGGCACGACTTGGCGGCGCGGCTGA
- a CDS encoding DpnI domain-containing protein, whose protein sequence is MQLYFDTALPNGYRSQSQQIRVLTETWMERNGYCPCCGNKPIKKFTNNKPVADFFCPQCSEEYELKSKKQNTIGKTVPDGAYRTMLERIQSDTNPNFFFLAYKKADYSVQQLMLVPKHFITADMIVPRKKGIPNRPDYIMCSMNIASLPESGKILLIDKAKTIEPETVLKQWQANLFLRGQKVEKKGWLLAIMKCIDKLPEKFTLAQMYEFETQLSIQFPENNHIKDKIRQQLQILRDQNMIEFVGRGIYRKVTISL, encoded by the coding sequence ATGCAATTATATTTTGACACCGCATTACCAAACGGCTATCGAAGCCAATCCCAACAAATCCGCGTCTTAACCGAAACATGGATGGAGCGTAACGGCTATTGTCCCTGCTGCGGCAATAAACCGATTAAAAAGTTTACCAACAACAAACCCGTTGCCGATTTTTTCTGTCCGCAATGCAGTGAAGAATACGAATTAAAAAGTAAAAAACAAAACACAATCGGAAAAACCGTTCCAGACGGCGCATACCGTACCATGTTGGAGCGCATCCAATCCGACACCAATCCCAACTTCTTCTTTCTTGCCTACAAAAAAGCCGATTATTCCGTGCAGCAGCTCATGCTGGTTCCCAAGCATTTCATTACCGCCGACATGATTGTGCCGCGTAAAAAAGGCATTCCGAACCGCCCCGATTACATCATGTGTTCGATGAATATCGCCTCGCTGCCCGAAAGCGGCAAAATCCTGTTGATAGACAAGGCAAAAACCATCGAACCCGAAACCGTTTTGAAGCAATGGCAGGCAAACCTGTTTCTGCGCGGACAAAAAGTGGAAAAGAAAGGCTGGCTCTTGGCAATCATGAAATGTATCGACAAATTGCCCGAAAAATTTACGCTGGCGCAAATGTATGAATTTGAAACACAATTGTCCATCCAATTTCCCGAAAACAATCATATCAAAGACAAAATCCGCCAGCAGTTGCAGATTCTGCGCGATCAAAATATGATCGAATTCGTCGGACGGGGGATTTATCGGAAAGTTACTATCAGTTTATAA
- the obgE gene encoding GTPase ObgE produces MKFIDEAKIEVAAGKGGNGATSFRREKFVPRGGPDGGDGGKGGSVWAEADENTNTLVEYRFVKRYQAKNGEKGHGSDRYGAGADDIVLKMPVGTLIRDLDTDEIVADLTHHGQRVCLAKGGKGGLGNIHFKSSVNRAPKQSTPGEEGETRSLQLELKVLADVGLLGMPNAGKSTLITAVSAARPKIANYPFTTLHPNLGVVRIDENHSFVMADIPGLIEGAAEGAGLGHRFLKHLSRTGLLLHVVDLAPFDETVNPAEETLAIINELRKYDEELYGKPRWLVLNKLDMLDEEEAQTRTAAFLEAIGWDYPQPDDRFDFDMTTPRLFKISALTHQGTQELVHQIGRYLEEKKRIEAEKAEAEQAANAEIAEQQPKTDTGVFKPE; encoded by the coding sequence ATGAAATTCATCGACGAAGCAAAAATCGAAGTTGCCGCAGGCAAAGGCGGTAATGGCGCAACCAGTTTCCGCCGCGAAAAATTCGTACCGCGCGGCGGTCCCGACGGCGGCGACGGCGGCAAAGGCGGCAGCGTCTGGGCAGAAGCTGACGAAAATACCAACACACTCGTCGAATACCGCTTCGTCAAACGCTACCAAGCCAAAAACGGCGAAAAAGGCCACGGCTCCGACCGCTACGGCGCAGGGGCGGACGACATCGTCCTCAAAATGCCCGTCGGCACCCTTATCCGCGACCTCGACACCGACGAAATCGTCGCCGACCTAACCCACCACGGTCAGCGCGTCTGCCTCGCCAAAGGCGGCAAAGGCGGCTTGGGCAACATCCACTTCAAATCGTCCGTCAACCGCGCGCCCAAACAATCCACGCCCGGCGAAGAAGGCGAAACCCGTTCCCTGCAACTCGAACTCAAAGTCCTCGCCGATGTCGGCTTATTAGGCATGCCCAACGCCGGTAAATCCACCCTGATTACCGCCGTATCCGCCGCACGTCCCAAAATCGCCAACTACCCCTTCACCACCCTGCATCCGAATTTGGGCGTCGTACGCATCGACGAAAACCACAGCTTCGTCATGGCAGACATCCCCGGCCTGATTGAAGGTGCGGCAGAAGGCGCAGGCCTCGGCCATCGTTTCCTCAAACATTTATCACGCACAGGCCTGCTGCTGCACGTCGTCGATTTGGCGCCCTTCGACGAAACCGTCAACCCCGCCGAAGAGACACTCGCCATCATCAACGAATTGCGCAAATACGATGAAGAACTCTACGGCAAACCGCGCTGGCTCGTGCTGAACAAACTCGACATGCTCGACGAAGAAGAAGCCCAAACGCGCACTGCCGCCTTCCTCGAAGCCATCGGCTGGGACTATCCCCAACCCGACGACCGCTTCGACTTCGACATGACCACCCCACGTCTCTTCAAAATCAGCGCACTCACCCACCAAGGCACGCAGGAACTCGTCCACCAAATCGGACGCTATCTTGAAGAGAAAAAACGCATCGAAGCCGAAAAAGCCGAAGCAGAACAAGCGGCAAATGCCGAGATTGCCGAACAACAGCCTAAAACCGATACCGGCGTGTTCAAACCCGAGTGA
- a CDS encoding TlpA disulfide reductase family protein, with amino-acid sequence MKKLLSLAAVAVIGTLLALVLIPENKTAPAFSLTDLQGKPVSDADLRGKVSFINFWFPSCPGCVSEMPKVIKMAKDYRGKDFQVLGIAQPIDPPESVNQYVREYGLPFTVMFDGNKAAAQAFGTQVYPTSFLINKKGEILKTFVGEPDFAALYQEIDKELAK; translated from the coding sequence ATGAAAAAACTGCTTTCCCTGGCCGCCGTCGCCGTCATCGGTACGCTGCTCGCCCTCGTACTCATTCCCGAAAACAAAACCGCCCCCGCCTTCTCCCTGACCGACCTGCAAGGCAAACCCGTGTCCGACGCCGACTTGCGGGGCAAAGTAAGCTTTATCAATTTCTGGTTTCCGTCCTGCCCCGGCTGCGTCAGCGAAATGCCCAAAGTCATCAAAATGGCCAAAGACTATCGGGGCAAAGACTTCCAAGTCCTCGGCATCGCCCAGCCGATAGACCCGCCTGAAAGCGTGAACCAATACGTCCGCGAATACGGCCTGCCTTTCACCGTCATGTTCGACGGCAACAAAGCCGCCGCCCAAGCTTTCGGCACACAGGTTTACCCGACCTCGTTCCTCATCAACAAAAAAGGCGAAATCCTGAAAACCTTTGTCGGCGAACCCGATTTCGCCGCGCTCTATCAGGAAATCGACAAAGAATTGGCGAAATAA
- a CDS encoding thioesterase family protein codes for MNVRVRNYHLDGYGHVNNARYLEFLEEARWTFFEQHGLLSALKGIMLVVARADIRYRRPAVEGDELRFEGRLKEMTSRHIVLTQTIILPNGKNAVEAEITMMAVNAANGRSISIPAPLSTALKTIAAE; via the coding sequence ATGAACGTCCGCGTCCGCAACTACCACCTCGACGGCTACGGCCACGTCAACAACGCGCGCTATCTCGAATTTCTCGAAGAAGCGCGCTGGACGTTTTTTGAGCAACACGGTTTGCTGTCCGCACTCAAAGGCATCATGCTCGTCGTCGCGCGTGCCGACATCCGCTACCGCCGCCCCGCCGTCGAAGGCGACGAATTGCGCTTTGAAGGCCGTCTGAAAGAAATGACCTCGCGCCATATCGTACTGACCCAAACCATCATCCTGCCCAACGGCAAAAACGCCGTCGAAGCCGAAATCACAATGATGGCCGTCAACGCCGCCAACGGGCGCAGCATCAGCATTCCCGCCCCCCTGTCAACCGCCTTGAAAACCATCGCCGCCGAATGA
- a CDS encoding NAD(P)H-dependent oxidoreductase, whose translation MFADKQTVLNAFNFRHACKSYDASKKISAEDFDFILESARLSPSSFGLEPWRFLVIQNPELRGEIRDISWGASKIMDCSHFVILLARTQQAMQADYQRRIWGGVHHIPPETIEIMEKFFKNFSERDFAITENPRTFHDWACKQTYIALANMMTAAALIGIDSTPVEGFQLDKANSLLAEKGLMDPDEYRISVMVAFGYRSREPKRAKTRQAAADIIQWVE comes from the coding sequence ATGTTCGCCGACAAACAAACCGTTTTAAACGCCTTCAACTTCCGCCATGCCTGCAAAAGTTATGATGCGTCCAAAAAAATCAGTGCCGAGGATTTCGACTTCATTCTGGAGTCCGCCCGCCTGTCGCCCAGTTCGTTCGGATTGGAACCGTGGCGTTTTCTGGTGATACAGAATCCCGAACTGCGCGGCGAAATCCGCGACATCTCCTGGGGAGCGAGCAAAATCATGGATTGCAGCCATTTCGTCATCCTGCTGGCGCGCACGCAGCAGGCCATGCAGGCCGACTACCAGCGCAGAATCTGGGGCGGCGTACACCATATACCGCCTGAAACCATCGAAATCATGGAAAAATTCTTTAAGAATTTCAGCGAACGCGATTTCGCCATTACCGAAAACCCGCGCACCTTCCACGATTGGGCATGCAAGCAGACTTATATCGCACTGGCCAACATGATGACCGCCGCCGCCCTCATCGGCATTGATTCCACGCCGGTGGAAGGCTTCCAACTCGACAAAGCCAACAGCCTGCTGGCCGAAAAAGGACTGATGGACCCTGACGAATACCGCATCAGCGTCATGGTGGCGTTCGGCTACCGCTCCCGCGAACCGAAACGCGCCAAAACCCGTCAGGCTGCGGCAGACATCATCCAGTGGGTCGAATAG
- a CDS encoding MlaA family lipoprotein codes for MKKTAATLLSLTLLSALPASAAERNSADPYEPYNRFVFNINDKADHYVLAPVARGYRKVTPKPVRAGVSNFFNNLRDVVSFGSNVLRLDAKRASEDFVRVGINTTFGLGGLIDVAGAGGIPNNKNTLGDTLASWGWKNSNYFVVPLLGPSTVRDTTGSIITTVYPVKNAVFHTSAGRWSTTGLNAVNNREGLLNLTDSLEGAALDKYSYTRDLYMRMRARQTGGTLPQTPDDDIDIDELVDSGKPDNLSPAETADTPQTASAPVAEEWVRIRPEGGSNAGQVQ; via the coding sequence ATGAAGAAAACCGCCGCAACCCTGCTTTCACTCACGCTGCTCTCCGCCCTGCCCGCTTCGGCGGCGGAACGCAACAGCGCCGACCCGTATGAACCGTACAACCGCTTTGTTTTCAACATCAACGACAAAGCCGACCACTATGTACTTGCCCCTGTCGCCCGCGGTTACCGCAAGGTTACGCCGAAACCGGTGCGCGCGGGCGTCAGCAATTTTTTCAACAACCTGCGCGACGTCGTCAGCTTCGGCAGCAACGTCCTGCGGCTGGACGCCAAACGCGCCAGCGAAGATTTCGTGCGCGTCGGCATCAACACTACCTTCGGCTTGGGCGGACTGATTGACGTCGCCGGTGCCGGCGGCATCCCGAACAACAAAAATACGCTGGGCGACACCCTTGCCTCGTGGGGCTGGAAAAACAGCAACTATTTCGTCGTCCCCCTGCTCGGACCTTCCACCGTGCGCGACACGACAGGCTCCATCATCACCACTGTCTACCCCGTTAAAAATGCCGTGTTCCATACTTCGGCCGGACGCTGGAGCACCACCGGACTCAATGCCGTCAACAACCGCGAAGGGCTGCTCAACCTGACCGACAGCCTCGAAGGTGCGGCCCTCGACAAATACAGCTACACCCGCGACCTCTACATGCGGATGCGCGCACGGCAGACCGGCGGCACCTTACCGCAAACTCCCGATGACGACATCGACATTGACGAACTGGTAGACAGCGGCAAGCCGGACAACCTTTCCCCCGCCGAAACCGCCGACACGCCCCAGACTGCTTCCGCACCCGTTGCCGAAGAGTGGGTCCGCATCCGCCCCGAAGGCGGCAGCAATGCGGGGCAGGTGCAGTAA
- a CDS encoding STAS domain-containing protein yields MNSETRDGTLYLSGDITVKTVTAAAFAGFGRQCRLKDIRILDLAEVGRADSACVSLLLTALRANGSLEIRNLPQSVQALAELYEIREWVHS; encoded by the coding sequence ATGAATTCAGAAACACGCGACGGCACCCTCTATCTCAGCGGCGACATAACGGTCAAGACCGTTACCGCCGCCGCTTTTGCCGGATTCGGGCGGCAATGCCGTCTGAAAGACATCCGTATTCTTGATTTGGCCGAAGTCGGCCGTGCCGACTCTGCCTGCGTATCGCTGCTGCTGACCGCCCTGCGCGCCAACGGTTCACTGGAAATCCGCAACCTGCCCCAGTCCGTACAGGCATTGGCCGAACTTTACGAAATCAGAGAATGGGTACACTCATGA
- a CDS encoding phospholipid-binding protein MlaC: MKKISFISAVSIGLLSISLAAASPSDAVGQIRQNATQVLSILKGGDADGARRKAEAYALPYFDFQRMTALAVGNPWRQATDMQKQALTREFQTLLIRTYSGTMLQFKNAKVNVKDNPVVNKGGKEIVVRVEVSNSGEKPVNMDFSTYQSGSRYRVYNVAVEGASLVTVYRGQFNETVKNKGIDGLIDELKTKNSGKASKS; encoded by the coding sequence ATGAAAAAAATTTCGTTTATCAGCGCAGTGAGCATCGGTTTACTCAGCATCAGCCTGGCGGCGGCATCGCCCTCCGACGCGGTCGGACAAATCCGCCAAAACGCCACACAGGTCCTGTCGATTCTGAAAGGCGGCGATGCCGACGGTGCCCGCCGCAAAGCAGAAGCCTACGCGCTGCCCTACTTCGACTTCCAGCGTATGACCGCGCTGGCGGTGGGCAATCCGTGGCGGCAGGCGACCGACATGCAGAAGCAGGCGCTGACCCGCGAGTTCCAAACCCTGCTCATCCGCACCTATTCCGGTACGATGCTCCAGTTTAAAAACGCCAAGGTAAACGTCAAAGACAACCCTGTCGTCAATAAAGGCGGCAAAGAAATCGTCGTCCGCGTCGAAGTCAGCAATTCGGGCGAAAAACCGGTCAATATGGATTTCTCCACATACCAGAGCGGCAGCCGCTACCGCGTGTACAACGTGGCGGTGGAAGGCGCGAGTTTGGTAACGGTTTACCGCGGACAATTTAACGAAACCGTCAAAAACAAAGGCATCGACGGCCTGATTGACGAGTTGAAAACCAAAAACAGCGGCAAAGCAAGCAAGTCATGA
- the mlaD gene encoding outer membrane lipid asymmetry maintenance protein MlaD has product MKKSILEFWVGLFVLLGAVAVGFLAFRVAGGTAISGSSGKSYTVYAEFSDIGGLKTNAPVKSAGVLVGRVASISLDPKTYQAKVSLNLNSQYKFSSDVSAQILTSGLLGEQYIGLQQGGDTEDLAAGDTISVTSSAMVLENLIGKFMTNFAEKNAGDSKKAADSAAE; this is encoded by the coding sequence ATGAAAAAAAGTATTTTAGAATTTTGGGTGGGCCTGTTTGTCCTGCTGGGCGCGGTGGCGGTCGGCTTTCTGGCGTTCCGCGTGGCAGGCGGTACGGCAATCAGCGGCTCTTCCGGCAAAAGTTATACCGTATACGCCGAATTCAGCGACATCGGCGGCCTGAAAACGAATGCGCCGGTCAAATCCGCCGGCGTGCTGGTCGGCCGTGTCGCGTCGATTTCGCTCGACCCGAAAACTTATCAGGCCAAAGTCAGTCTCAATCTGAACAGCCAGTATAAATTCAGCAGCGACGTATCCGCCCAAATCCTCACCTCCGGCCTTTTGGGCGAGCAATACATCGGCCTGCAACAAGGCGGCGACACCGAAGATTTGGCTGCCGGCGACACCATTTCCGTAACCAGTTCCGCCATGGTGCTGGAAAACCTCATCGGCAAATTCATGACCAACTTTGCCGAAAAGAACGCGGGCGACAGCAAAAAAGCCGCCGATTCCGCAGCGGAATAA
- the mlaE gene encoding lipid asymmetry maintenance ABC transporter permease subunit MlaE, whose protein sequence is MNFIRTVGAKTLDFIQSLGSITLFLLRILTKSATAFTRPRLSIRQVYFSGVMSVLIIAVSGLFVGMVLGLQGYTQLAKFKSADILGYMVAASLLRELGPVLAAILFASSAGGAMTSEIGLMKTTEQLEAMNVMAVDPVARVVAPRFWAGVFSMPLLASIFNVAGIYGAYLVGVQWLGLDGGIFWAQMQNNISFGYDVANGLIKSAAFGTAVTLIAVHQGFHCVPTSEGILRASTRTVVSSALTILAVDFVLTAWMFTE, encoded by the coding sequence ATGAACTTTATCCGAACCGTCGGGGCCAAAACCCTTGACTTTATCCAATCCCTAGGCAGCATCACCCTGTTTCTGCTGCGCATTCTGACGAAATCGGCCACGGCGTTCACACGTCCGCGGCTGAGTATCCGCCAAGTGTATTTTTCCGGCGTCATGTCGGTACTGATTATCGCCGTGTCCGGCCTGTTCGTCGGCATGGTGCTGGGTTTGCAGGGCTACACCCAGCTGGCCAAATTCAAATCCGCCGATATTTTGGGCTATATGGTCGCCGCTTCGCTGCTGCGCGAGCTTGGGCCGGTATTGGCGGCGATTCTGTTCGCCAGCAGCGCGGGCGGCGCGATGACCAGCGAAATCGGCCTGATGAAAACCACCGAGCAGCTCGAAGCAATGAACGTGATGGCGGTTGACCCCGTCGCCCGCGTGGTGGCGCCGCGCTTTTGGGCGGGCGTGTTTTCCATGCCGCTGCTGGCTTCGATTTTCAACGTGGCGGGCATTTACGGCGCGTATCTGGTCGGCGTGCAGTGGCTGGGGTTGGACGGCGGTATTTTCTGGGCGCAGATGCAGAACAATATCTCGTTCGGCTATGATGTCGCCAACGGCCTGATTAAGTCCGCCGCATTCGGTACCGCGGTAACGCTGATTGCCGTGCATCAGGGTTTCCACTGCGTGCCGACTTCCGAAGGAATTTTACGCGCCAGTACGCGCACGGTGGTTTCTTCCGCCCTGACGATTCTGGCGGTCGATTTTGTTTTAACAGCATGGATGTTTACCGAGTAA